Proteins co-encoded in one Siniperca chuatsi isolate FFG_IHB_CAS linkage group LG11, ASM2008510v1, whole genome shotgun sequence genomic window:
- the LOC122884456 gene encoding hydroxycarboxylic acid receptor 3-like, whose translation MELMTGTNESINDTTIFMHCQPTQDLGTLFLLFFMIIEVIVGLPGTVVALWIFCFRMKFWKPHTLFLFNLVLADFLLLISVPFRIDTHLRGDCWVFGHVWCRINLFMLAVNRSASIAFMTAVALERYFKVLHPHHCISRMTLTQAGWLAVLMWIAVIALRIPLVTYNLLNQSGTVSQCRSFNSYIVIPLAIKVHYVAFTAEFFLPWFLLLFCSARIACFLHKRQMGRQKRVRRAIRAVGVISLVFTICFMPSIVTGLGGMYIKYFYPKDDTSYNLITQLFMMCIGFTYLNSALDPVIYSFSSSMFLDALKSSFSFKKKNVRPANNPASNC comes from the coding sequence ATGGAGTTGATGACTGGCACCAACGAGTCGATAAATGACACTACCATTTTCATGCATTGCCAACCCACCCAAGACCTTGGAACTTTGTTCCTGCTTTTTTTCATGATCATTGAAGTGATTGTGGGCCTGCCAGGAACCGTAGTAGCCTTGTGGATTTTCTGTTTCCGCATGAAATTTTGGAAACCccacactctctttctctttaacCTGGTTCTAGCTGACTTCCTGCTCCTCATCAGCGTACCCTTCCGCATCGACACCCACCTCCGAGGGGACTGCTGGGTGTTTGGACACGTCTGGTGCCGCATCAACCTCTTCATGCTGGCTGTCAATCGCTCTGCCAGTATTGCGTTCATGACAGCTGTGGCACTGGAACGCTACTTTAAAGTGCTCCATCCGCATCACTGCATCAGCCGTATGACTTTAACTCAGGCGGGTTGGCTCGCAGTCCTGATGTGGATTGCTGTGATCGCCCTTCGGATTCCGCTGGTGACCTACAACCTCCTCAACCAGAGTGGCACCGTCTCCCAGTGTCGCAGCTTCAACTCCTACATTGTAATCCCTTTGGCGATAAAGGTACACTACGTGGCCTTCACTGCAGAATTCTTCCTGCCCTGGTTCTTGTTGCTGTTCTGCTCAGCCCGGATTGCATGCTTCCTGCACAAACGGCAGATGGGCAGGCAGAAGAGGGTACGGAGGGCCATCCGAGCAGTAGGGGTGATCAGTTTGGTGTTCACCATCTGCTTCATGCCAAGTATTGTCACAGGCTTAGGCGGGATGTACATCAAGTATTTCTACCCCAAGGACGACACGTCCTACAATCTCATCACCCAGCTCTTTATGATGTGCATCGGCTTCACCTACCTCAACAGTGCTTTGGACCCTGTCATCTACTCTTTCTCTAGCTCCATGTTTCTTGATGCCCTCAAAAGCTCTTTCAGCTTTAAGAAAAAGAATGTCAGACCGGCCAACAACCCAGCTAGTAACTGCTGA